Proteins encoded together in one Penicillium digitatum chromosome 1, complete sequence window:
- a CDS encoding Mitochondrial import inner membrane translocase subunit TIM23, putative: MSIWDSLSGRKQTVPDAFDPSTAQDATSFLSEVAIPDPSRLHPLAGLNQDTLDYLSLDDSALDQLPGSRSVLPSRGWSDDLCYGAGTTYLVALTTGGAWGLVEGLKKTPATAAPKIRLNSVLNSVTRRGPFLGNSAGVVAMVYNGFNSGLGYVRGKHDASNSIVAGALSGMVFKSTRGLKPMMISGGIVASIAGAWAVTRKAFF, encoded by the exons ATGTCCATCTGGGACTCCCTCAGCGGCCGCAAGCAAACTGTGCCCGATGCCTTCGACCCTTCAACCGCGCAAGATGCCACATCCTTCCTCTCTGAGGTCGCTATCCCCGATCCCTCTCGCCTCCACCCCCTGGCTGGTCTGAACCAGGATACCCTCGACTACCTCTCCCTTGACGACTCCGCCCTTGACCAACTCCCCGGCTCCCGATCGGTGTTGCCATCCCGTGGATGGTCAGACGACCTTTGTTATGGTGCCGGCACTACCTACCTTGTTGCACTCACTACTGGAGGCGCATGGGGGCTTGTAGAAGGATTGAAAAAGACACCAGCTACGGCAGCACCGAAAATTCGTCTTAACAGTGTGCTCAACTCGGTTACCCGTCGCGGTCCATTCCTCGGAAACTCGGCCGGTGTTGTGGCTATGGTTTACAACGGGTTCAACTCGGGCCTCGGATATGTGCGCGGCAAGCATGACGCGTCTAACAGCATCGTCGCCGGCGCTTTGAGCGGCATGGTCTTCAAGAGCACACGCGGACTTAAGCCTATGATGATCTCTGGCGGCATTGTGGCTTCCATTGCTGGTGCCTGGGCT GTGACACGAAAGGCCTTCTTCTAG
- a CDS encoding Putative cyclase — protein sequence MKLEDSVSGSHYGFDDELEFNTQASSQWDSLAHFMHLPTGLVYNGVNPTIEAFQTPETVQHLPTLDHWHQRGCVTGRGVLIDFKSYAQNHGISYDQFSGFRIGISELEAVAAWQGLTFLAGDILLIRFGVTETLAQMTGAEQGVAMSSGKMCGLEGSKEMARWLWDRHFAAVASDNTAVEAMPPLIDGVEQSTHELVLHQWCLSLLGIPLGELWDLKVLAHTCRTSSQYSFLLTSSPLNVPGAVASPPNALAIL from the exons ATGAAGCTGGAAGACTCGGTATCTGGCAGCCACTATGGGTTTGATGACGAG CTCGAATTCAACACCCAAGCTAGTAGTCAATGGGATAGTTTGG CTCATTTCATGCATCTCCCAACCGGCCTCGTCTACAACGGAGTGAACCCAACAATCGAAGCGTTTCAAACCCCCGAAACTGTCCAGCATCTCCCGACACTAGACC ACTGGCACCAACGCGGTTGTGTGACAGGCCGAGGCGTACTAATCGACTTCAAGAGTTACGCGCAGAACCACGGGATAAGCTACGACCAATTCTCTGGCTTCCGAATCGGGATCAGCGAGCTAGAAGCAGTAGCTGCCTGGCAGGGACTAACCTTCCTAGCAGGAGATATCCTACTCATCCGATTTGGCGTAACAGAGACGCTGGCTCAAATGACTGGCGCAGAGCAGGGCGTTGCAATGAGCAGCGGCAAGATGTGTGGACTGGAGGGAAGTAAAGAAATGGCGCGCTGGCTCTGGGATCGGCATTTTGCCGCTGTTGCTAGTGATAACACTGCTGTTGAAGCTATGCCGCCTCTCATTGACGGTGTTGAACAGTCTACCCATGAGCTAGTGTTGCATCAGTGGTGTCTGAGTTTGCTGGGTATTCCACTTGGGGAGCTTTGGGATTTGAAAGTACTGGCTCATACGTGTAGGACTAGTAGCCAGTATTCTTTCCTGCTTACTTCGTCTCCGCTGAATGTTCCTGGTGCTGTCGCGAGTCCTCCCAATGCACTGGCCATTCTGTGA
- a CDS encoding Fungal transcriptional regulatory protein, N-terminal: MALLVELDEYSGDSAQQRGPFSVFSVLSSPETQDACRVVLPNLEKTLSTQYSEDAQHTSSHSISSPVGDRDAEVTPPKSTSDGLPSIAAPSTFESHEESCTALPKPNPRVSDISINTSTRVVNHKKPDNRLSELRDYGRPVPNIHSNETDISLWNSMGPLVPLGPETELIHHWVSFLSRNMLLIDTPDNPCRAVFLPLALKGLDAPPTESNIHLSIFHAICASSAFSLSHLRHDSRYHSIALYHDHLALRHLRGSLQRVRCLDEPTLTAVITCITTEAMSGRPSRWRAHVSGCLGLLQNEVHGDWIRSPTAARLLQIYLSLSSLCSLPIPERLMSLLNGPSDFQHYLEQSHGVTTPLVQSLAQITTLVESRAQLSVEDLDQLELQLYLKFPSLSNPDAPGSIIVQHALNSFYYATIVYFRRSFRRAPLCDVQDLIEKAIHELESADALTRDKGGCPYNWASFVIAADCERRDLQDRMLAFFERKTRQGIQSINALCGIIRTLWNRRTAAGPHVDVQWQDIAREADFDFILV; the protein is encoded by the coding sequence ATGGCACTGCTGGTTGAGTTGGATGAATATTCAGGGGACAGTGCCCAACAACGAGGACCATTTTCGGTGTTCTCTGTTTTGTCGAGCCCGGAGACCCAAGATGCATGCCGTGTTGTCCTACCTAATTTGGAAAAAACACTGTCAACTCAATATTCCGAAGATGCACAGCATACCTCGTCGCACTCAATTAGCTCACCAGTTGGCGACAGAGATGCCGAGGTAACTCCACCGAAGTCAACATCAGACGGGTTACCATCTATTGCCGCACCATCCACGTTTGAATCCCACGAGGAATCATGTACGGCTTTACCAAAGCCTAATCCTCGGGTTTCTGACATCTCCATAAACACATCCACTCGTGTCGTCAATCACAAAAAGCCCGACAACAGGCTATCAGAACTGAGGGACTACGGCAGACCTGTGCCCAACATCCACAGCAATGAGACTGATATCTCCCTCTGGAACTCCATGGGCCCATTGGTTCCCTTAGGACCAGAGACCGAACTGATCCACCACTGGGTTAGTTTTCTCAGCAGAAACATGCTCCTAATCGACACTCCGGACAATCCCTGCCGGGCTGTTTTCCTGCCTCTTGCTCTGAAAGGCCTCGATGCCCCCCCAACAGAGTCGAACATTCATCTTTCAATCTTCCATGCCATTTGTGCCTCTTCTGCCTTTAGCCTTTCTCATCTTCGCCATGATTCGCGGTACCACTCCATCGCCCTCTACCATGACCATCTGGCTCTGCGTCATTTACGAGGAAGCCTGCAGCGGGTCCGCTGCCTAGATGAGCCCACATTAACTGCCGTTATCACTTGCATTACGACTGAGGCAATGTCTGGTCGGCCCAGCCGATGGAGAGCACACGTTTCTGGATGTCTTGGTCTCTTACAGAATGAAGTTCATGGGGACTGGATCCGAAGTCCTACTGCTGCTCGGCTGCTTCAAATTTACCTGTCTCTTTCGTCACTATGCAGTCTTCCTATACCCGAACGGCTCATGTCACTTTTAAACGGCCCCTCCGATTTCCAGCACTACCTAGAGCAATCGCATGGAGTCACAACACCACTGGTTCAATCCCTCGCTCAGATTACCACACTTGTTGAGTCCCGGGCACAACTATCTGTGGAGGATCTAGACCAGCTGGAACTTCAACTCTATTTGAAATTTCCATCCCTGTCTAACCCGGATGCCCCGGGTTCGATTATCGTCCAACACGCTCTAAACTCATTCTACTACGCCACAATTGTTTATTTCCGCCGCAGCTTTCGCAGGGCACCACTGTGCGATGTACAGGATCTGATTGAGAAAGCAATACACGAGCTTGAATCTGCCGATGCGCTCACACGTGACAAAGGCGGCTGTCCCTACAACTGGGCAAGTTTTGTGATTGCGGCTGACTGCGAGCGACGTGATCTGCAGGATCGTATGTTGGCATTCTTTGAGCGGAAAACTCGGCAGGGCATACAGAGTATCAATGCCTTATGTGGGATCATTCGAACTCTGTGGAACCGGCGGACAGCGGCTGGACCGCACGTAGATGTACAATGGCAGGACATTGCAAGGGAAGCAGATTTTGACTTCATCCTTGTTTGA